Proteins found in one Colletes latitarsis isolate SP2378_abdomen chromosome 8, iyColLati1, whole genome shotgun sequence genomic segment:
- the Sf3b1 gene encoding splicing factor 3B subunit 1 isoform X1: MDSIPRTHEDIEAQIREIQSKKKEIQNASAEKDQVGLGKTGFYDQDIYDGSNNKYEGYVTSIAANDEIEDEDYEPTTFSTNKRPGYNAPAALLNDVAQSEKDYDPFADRRRPTIADREDEYRQKRRRMIISPERVDPFAEGGKTPDIGSRTYTEIMREQLLKGEETELRKKLAEKAKEGTLKANGEPKPAPKKRGRWDQTDDAPTPKKLTGATATPTSWDNADVTPAAIRWDETPGHGKGGETPGATPGVSTRMWDATPGHATPGAVTPGRETPSHEKAVSSRRNRWDETPKTERETPGHSSGWAETPRTDRVAGDLIQETPTPSASKRRSRWDETPSNQTPGSMTPQTPATPLTTPHQTSILTPSGVTPTGPKAMGLATPTPGHLMSMTPEQLQAYRWEREIDERNRPLSDDELDALFPPGYKVLQPPAGYIPIRTPARKLTATPTPIAGTPQGFFIQTEDKTAKFVDNQPKGNLPFMKPEDAQYFDKLLVDVDEETLSPEEQKERKIMKLLLKIKNGTPPMRKAALRQITDKAREFGAGPLFNQILPLLMSPTLEDQERHLLVKVIDRILYKLDDLVRPYVHKILVVIEPLLIDEDYYARVEGREIISNLAKAAGLATMISTMRPDIDNIDEYVRNTTARAFAVVASALGIPSLLPFLKAVCRSKKSWQARHTGIKIVQQIAILMGCAILPHLKSLVEIIEHGLVDEQQKVRTITALAIAALAEAATPYGIESFDSVLKPLWKGIRTHRGKGLAAFLKAIGYLIPLMDAEYANYYTREVMLILIREFQSPDEEMKKIVLKVVKQCCGTDGVEAQYIKDEILPHFFKHFWNHRMALDRRNYRQLVDTTVEIANKVGASEIINRVVDDLKDENEQYRKMVMETIEKIMGNLGAADVDSRLEEQLIDGILYAFQEQTTEDVVMLNGFGTIVNTLGKRVKAYLPQICGTILWRLNNKSAKVRQQAADLISRIAVVMKTCQEEKLMGHLGVVLYEYLGEEYPEVLGSILGALKAIVNVIGMTKMTPPIKDLLPRLTPILKNRHEKVQENCIDLVGRIADRGPEYVSAREWMRICFELLELLKAHKKAIRRATVNTFGYIAKAIGPHDVLATLLNNLKVQERQNRVCTTVAIAIVAETCSPFTVLPALMNEYRVPELNVQNGVLKSLSFLFEYIGEMGKDYIYAVSPLLEDALMDRDLVHRQTACAAIKHMALGVYGFGCEDALIHLLNHVWPNVFETSPHLVQAFMDAVDGLRVALGPIKILQYTLQGLFHPARKVRDVYWKIYNSLYIGGQDALVAGYPRIMNDPKNQYIRYELDYVL; encoded by the exons ATGGATTCCATTCCCAGAACACACGAAG ATATCGAAGCACAAATAAGGGAAATACAATCAAAGAAAAAAGAGATTCAAAATGCATCTGCAGAGAAAGATCAAGTAGGTTTAGGAAAAACTGGGTTTTACGATCAAGATATTTATGATGGAAGTAATAATAAGTACGAAGGCTATGTCACATCAATCGCAGCAAACGATGAAATTgag GATGAAGATTACGAACCGACTACGTTTAGTACTAATAAGAGACCAGGTTACAATGCACCAGCAGCATTGCTCAATGATGTTGCACAG AGCGAAAAAGACTACGATCCCTTTGCAGACAGACGACGACCCACCATAGCAGACAGGGAAGATGAATATAGACAGAAAAGGCGCAGAATGATTATATCTCCCGAGCGTGTTGATCCCTTTGCAGAAG GTGGTAAGACTCCCGACATTGGTTCTAGGACGTACACCGAGATTATGCGGGAGCAATTACTAAAAGGAGAAGAAACTGAG TTAAGAAAAAAACTTGCAGAAAAAGCCAAAGAGGGAACTCTGAAAGCAAATGGTGAACCCAAGCCTGCGCCTAAGAAAAGAGGTCGTTGGGATCAAACAGACGATGCTCCGACGCCTAAAAAACTAACTGGTGCTACTGCAACACCGACATCCTGGGATAATGCGGAT GTAACGCCAGCTGCTATTAGATGGGATGAAACACCTGGCCATGGTAAAGGTGGAGAAACTCCTGGTGCAACACCAGGCGTAAGTACAAGAATGTGGGATGCTACTCCAGGGCATGCAACACCTGGTGCAGTTACTCCTGGTAGAGAAACTCCATCTCATGAAAAAGCTGTTTCAAGTCGTAGAAATCGTTGGGACGAAACACCGAAAACAGAACGCG AGACTCCCGGGCACAGCAGCGGTTGGGCCGAGACTCCAAGAACCGATCGTGTTGCGGGCGACTTGATTCAAGAAACACCCACACCGTCTGCTAGCAAGCGTCGAAGTCGATGGGACGAAACACCGTCAAATCAGACACCTGGATCCATGACACCGCAAACTCCGGCAACCCCCCTTACTACACCCCATCAAACTTCTATTTTAACACCTAGCGGAGTAACGCCAACAGGACCTAAGGCTATGGGACTGGCTACTCCAACGCCTGGGCATTTAATGTCAATGACACCGGAACAGCTTCAAGCGTATCGCTGGGAACGAGAAATCGACGAAAGAAATAGACCACTTTCAGACGACGAATTAGATGCCTTGTTCCCACCTGGATATAAAGTTCTGCAACCACCCGCAG GGTACATACCAATTCGTACCCCTGCAAGAAAACTCACTGCTACGCCAACGCCAATCGCGGGTACACCGCAGGGATTCTTCATCCAAACTGAAGATAAAACTGCAAAATTCGTAGATAATCAACCAAAAGGAAATTTGCCTTTTATGAAACCAGAGGACGCACAGTATTTTGATAAATTGTTGGTTGACGTTGACGAAGAAACGCTCAGCCCCGAAGAGCAGAAGGAAAGGAAAATTATGAAGTtgcttttgaaaataaaaaatggtaCACCGCCGATGAGGAAAGCGGCTCTAAGACAAATTACTGACAAAGCTAGAGAATTTGGCGCGGGACCATTATTCAATCAGATACTGCCCCTCCTTATGTCTCCTACATTAGAAGATCAAGAACGACATCTTCTTGTAAAGGTCATTGATCGTATTCTATATAAACTTGACGATTTGGTCAGGCCTTATGTACATAAG ATTTTGGTCGTCATCGAACCTTTACTTATCGACGAAGATTACTACGCTCGTGTAGAAGGTAGAGAAATTATTTCCAATCTAGCGAAAGCAGCTGGTTTAGCGACAATGATTTCCACAATGAGACCAGATATTGATAATATCGACGAGTACGTGCGTAATACGACAGCAAGAGCGTTTGCCGTGGTCGCGTCAGCGTTGGGAATTCCTTCTTTACTTCCATTTCTTAAAGCCGTGTGTCGCAGTAAAAAGTCATGGCAAGCTCGTCACACGGGCATTAAAATTGTACAGCAAATTGCTATTCTCATGGGATGCGCTATATTGCCGCATTTAAAGAGTTTAGTTGAAATCATAGAACACG GTTTGGTTGATGAGCAACAGAAAGTTCGTACTATTACCGCTTTGGCTATTGCCGCCTTGGCCGAAGCAGCAACGCCTTATGGTATCGAAAGTTTCGACTCGGTTCTTAAACCACTTTGGAAAGGTATTCGTACGCATAGAGGAAAAGGTCTTGCTGCGTTCTTGAAAGCAATTGGTTATTTAATTCCCCTTATGGATGCTGAATACGCCAATTACTATACTCGTGAAGTAATGTTGATCCTCATACGTGAATTCCAGTCCCCCGACGAAGAAATGAAAAAGATTGTTTTAAAA GTAGTAAAACAATGTTGCGGAACAGATGGTGTAGAAGCGCAGTACATTAAAGACGAAATTCTTCCACATTTTTTTAAACACTTTTGGAATCATCGAATGGCTTTGGATCGTAGAAATTATAGACAG CTTGTGGACACAACGGTAGAAATCGCGAACAAAGTTGGTGCATCGGAAATTATAAATCGCGTGGTGGATGATCTGAAGGATGAAAATgaacaatatagaaaaatggttatggaaactattgaaaaaataatGGGTAATTTGGGAGCTGCAGATGTTGATTCTCGTTTAGAAGAACAGCTCATAGATGGTATTTTGTACGCCTTCCAGGAGCAAACGACAGAG GATGTTGTAATGCTGAATGGTTTTGGTACTATAGTAAACACGCTAGGGAAAAGGGTAAAAGCGTATCTTCCACAAATATGCGGTACGATATTGTGGAGATTAAATAATAAATCTGCAAAAGTGAGACAACAGGCTGCTGATTTAATTTCACGGATTGCTGTTGTCATGAAGACCTGTCAAGAG gAAAAACTAATGGGTCATTTAGGTGTTGTTCTTTACGAATATCTAGGTGAAGAATACCCTGAAGTATTAGGGAGCATTTTAGGTGCACTAAAAGCCATTGTTAATGTCATAGGAATGACAAAAATGACACCACCTATTAAAGATTTACTGCCACGACTTACGCCTATATTGAAAAACAGACACGAAAAG GTACAAGAAAATTGTATCGACCTTGTAGGTAGAATCGCAGACAGAGGTCCTGAATATGTATCTGCCAGAGAATGGATGAGAATATGTTTTGAACTTTTGGAATTACTTAAAGCtcataagaaagcaattaggagAGCAACAGTAAACACATTCGGTTACATCGCAAAAGCGATAGG GCCTCACGACGTGTTGGCAACACTACTGAATAATTTGAAAGTACAAGAACGTCAAAATCGTGTATGTACTACTGTAGCTATAGCTATTGTTGCTGAAACATGTAGTCCGTTTACGGTACTTCCTGCATTAATGAACGAATACAGAGTGCCAGAATTAAATGTACAGAATGGCGTTTTAAAATCTTTATCCTTCTTATTCGAATACATCGGAGAAATGGGAAAGGATTACATTTATGCTGTTAGTCCACTATTGGAGGACGCGCTTATGGATAG ggaTTTAGTACATAGACAAACTGCATGTGCTGCCATTAAGCATATGGCGTTGGGTGTTTATGGGTTCGGTTGCGAGGATGCACTGATACATTTATTGAATCATGTCTGGCCCAATGTTTTCGAAACTTCACCACATTTAGTACAAGCATTTATGGATGCTGTGGATGGTTTACGTGTCGCTCTTGGACCAATTAAAATATTACAGTATACCTTACAG GGATTATTTCATCCAGCACGAAAAGTACGCGATGTATATTGGAAAATTTATAATTCTCTTTACATAGGTGGACAAGATGCTCTTGTAGCTGGTTATCCTCGAATTATGAACGATCCAAAGAATCAATATATCAGATATGAATTGGACTATGTTTTGTAA
- the Sf3b1 gene encoding splicing factor 3B subunit 1 isoform X2, whose protein sequence is MREQLLKGEETELRKKLAEKAKEGTLKANGEPKPAPKKRGRWDQTDDAPTPKKLTGATATPTSWDNADVTPAAIRWDETPGHGKGGETPGATPGVSTRMWDATPGHATPGAVTPGRETPSHEKAVSSRRNRWDETPKTERETPGHSSGWAETPRTDRVAGDLIQETPTPSASKRRSRWDETPSNQTPGSMTPQTPATPLTTPHQTSILTPSGVTPTGPKAMGLATPTPGHLMSMTPEQLQAYRWEREIDERNRPLSDDELDALFPPGYKVLQPPAGYIPIRTPARKLTATPTPIAGTPQGFFIQTEDKTAKFVDNQPKGNLPFMKPEDAQYFDKLLVDVDEETLSPEEQKERKIMKLLLKIKNGTPPMRKAALRQITDKAREFGAGPLFNQILPLLMSPTLEDQERHLLVKVIDRILYKLDDLVRPYVHKILVVIEPLLIDEDYYARVEGREIISNLAKAAGLATMISTMRPDIDNIDEYVRNTTARAFAVVASALGIPSLLPFLKAVCRSKKSWQARHTGIKIVQQIAILMGCAILPHLKSLVEIIEHGLVDEQQKVRTITALAIAALAEAATPYGIESFDSVLKPLWKGIRTHRGKGLAAFLKAIGYLIPLMDAEYANYYTREVMLILIREFQSPDEEMKKIVLKVVKQCCGTDGVEAQYIKDEILPHFFKHFWNHRMALDRRNYRQLVDTTVEIANKVGASEIINRVVDDLKDENEQYRKMVMETIEKIMGNLGAADVDSRLEEQLIDGILYAFQEQTTEDVVMLNGFGTIVNTLGKRVKAYLPQICGTILWRLNNKSAKVRQQAADLISRIAVVMKTCQEEKLMGHLGVVLYEYLGEEYPEVLGSILGALKAIVNVIGMTKMTPPIKDLLPRLTPILKNRHEKVQENCIDLVGRIADRGPEYVSAREWMRICFELLELLKAHKKAIRRATVNTFGYIAKAIGPHDVLATLLNNLKVQERQNRVCTTVAIAIVAETCSPFTVLPALMNEYRVPELNVQNGVLKSLSFLFEYIGEMGKDYIYAVSPLLEDALMDRDLVHRQTACAAIKHMALGVYGFGCEDALIHLLNHVWPNVFETSPHLVQAFMDAVDGLRVALGPIKILQYTLQGLFHPARKVRDVYWKIYNSLYIGGQDALVAGYPRIMNDPKNQYIRYELDYVL, encoded by the exons ATGCGGGAGCAATTACTAAAAGGAGAAGAAACTGAG TTAAGAAAAAAACTTGCAGAAAAAGCCAAAGAGGGAACTCTGAAAGCAAATGGTGAACCCAAGCCTGCGCCTAAGAAAAGAGGTCGTTGGGATCAAACAGACGATGCTCCGACGCCTAAAAAACTAACTGGTGCTACTGCAACACCGACATCCTGGGATAATGCGGAT GTAACGCCAGCTGCTATTAGATGGGATGAAACACCTGGCCATGGTAAAGGTGGAGAAACTCCTGGTGCAACACCAGGCGTAAGTACAAGAATGTGGGATGCTACTCCAGGGCATGCAACACCTGGTGCAGTTACTCCTGGTAGAGAAACTCCATCTCATGAAAAAGCTGTTTCAAGTCGTAGAAATCGTTGGGACGAAACACCGAAAACAGAACGCG AGACTCCCGGGCACAGCAGCGGTTGGGCCGAGACTCCAAGAACCGATCGTGTTGCGGGCGACTTGATTCAAGAAACACCCACACCGTCTGCTAGCAAGCGTCGAAGTCGATGGGACGAAACACCGTCAAATCAGACACCTGGATCCATGACACCGCAAACTCCGGCAACCCCCCTTACTACACCCCATCAAACTTCTATTTTAACACCTAGCGGAGTAACGCCAACAGGACCTAAGGCTATGGGACTGGCTACTCCAACGCCTGGGCATTTAATGTCAATGACACCGGAACAGCTTCAAGCGTATCGCTGGGAACGAGAAATCGACGAAAGAAATAGACCACTTTCAGACGACGAATTAGATGCCTTGTTCCCACCTGGATATAAAGTTCTGCAACCACCCGCAG GGTACATACCAATTCGTACCCCTGCAAGAAAACTCACTGCTACGCCAACGCCAATCGCGGGTACACCGCAGGGATTCTTCATCCAAACTGAAGATAAAACTGCAAAATTCGTAGATAATCAACCAAAAGGAAATTTGCCTTTTATGAAACCAGAGGACGCACAGTATTTTGATAAATTGTTGGTTGACGTTGACGAAGAAACGCTCAGCCCCGAAGAGCAGAAGGAAAGGAAAATTATGAAGTtgcttttgaaaataaaaaatggtaCACCGCCGATGAGGAAAGCGGCTCTAAGACAAATTACTGACAAAGCTAGAGAATTTGGCGCGGGACCATTATTCAATCAGATACTGCCCCTCCTTATGTCTCCTACATTAGAAGATCAAGAACGACATCTTCTTGTAAAGGTCATTGATCGTATTCTATATAAACTTGACGATTTGGTCAGGCCTTATGTACATAAG ATTTTGGTCGTCATCGAACCTTTACTTATCGACGAAGATTACTACGCTCGTGTAGAAGGTAGAGAAATTATTTCCAATCTAGCGAAAGCAGCTGGTTTAGCGACAATGATTTCCACAATGAGACCAGATATTGATAATATCGACGAGTACGTGCGTAATACGACAGCAAGAGCGTTTGCCGTGGTCGCGTCAGCGTTGGGAATTCCTTCTTTACTTCCATTTCTTAAAGCCGTGTGTCGCAGTAAAAAGTCATGGCAAGCTCGTCACACGGGCATTAAAATTGTACAGCAAATTGCTATTCTCATGGGATGCGCTATATTGCCGCATTTAAAGAGTTTAGTTGAAATCATAGAACACG GTTTGGTTGATGAGCAACAGAAAGTTCGTACTATTACCGCTTTGGCTATTGCCGCCTTGGCCGAAGCAGCAACGCCTTATGGTATCGAAAGTTTCGACTCGGTTCTTAAACCACTTTGGAAAGGTATTCGTACGCATAGAGGAAAAGGTCTTGCTGCGTTCTTGAAAGCAATTGGTTATTTAATTCCCCTTATGGATGCTGAATACGCCAATTACTATACTCGTGAAGTAATGTTGATCCTCATACGTGAATTCCAGTCCCCCGACGAAGAAATGAAAAAGATTGTTTTAAAA GTAGTAAAACAATGTTGCGGAACAGATGGTGTAGAAGCGCAGTACATTAAAGACGAAATTCTTCCACATTTTTTTAAACACTTTTGGAATCATCGAATGGCTTTGGATCGTAGAAATTATAGACAG CTTGTGGACACAACGGTAGAAATCGCGAACAAAGTTGGTGCATCGGAAATTATAAATCGCGTGGTGGATGATCTGAAGGATGAAAATgaacaatatagaaaaatggttatggaaactattgaaaaaataatGGGTAATTTGGGAGCTGCAGATGTTGATTCTCGTTTAGAAGAACAGCTCATAGATGGTATTTTGTACGCCTTCCAGGAGCAAACGACAGAG GATGTTGTAATGCTGAATGGTTTTGGTACTATAGTAAACACGCTAGGGAAAAGGGTAAAAGCGTATCTTCCACAAATATGCGGTACGATATTGTGGAGATTAAATAATAAATCTGCAAAAGTGAGACAACAGGCTGCTGATTTAATTTCACGGATTGCTGTTGTCATGAAGACCTGTCAAGAG gAAAAACTAATGGGTCATTTAGGTGTTGTTCTTTACGAATATCTAGGTGAAGAATACCCTGAAGTATTAGGGAGCATTTTAGGTGCACTAAAAGCCATTGTTAATGTCATAGGAATGACAAAAATGACACCACCTATTAAAGATTTACTGCCACGACTTACGCCTATATTGAAAAACAGACACGAAAAG GTACAAGAAAATTGTATCGACCTTGTAGGTAGAATCGCAGACAGAGGTCCTGAATATGTATCTGCCAGAGAATGGATGAGAATATGTTTTGAACTTTTGGAATTACTTAAAGCtcataagaaagcaattaggagAGCAACAGTAAACACATTCGGTTACATCGCAAAAGCGATAGG GCCTCACGACGTGTTGGCAACACTACTGAATAATTTGAAAGTACAAGAACGTCAAAATCGTGTATGTACTACTGTAGCTATAGCTATTGTTGCTGAAACATGTAGTCCGTTTACGGTACTTCCTGCATTAATGAACGAATACAGAGTGCCAGAATTAAATGTACAGAATGGCGTTTTAAAATCTTTATCCTTCTTATTCGAATACATCGGAGAAATGGGAAAGGATTACATTTATGCTGTTAGTCCACTATTGGAGGACGCGCTTATGGATAG ggaTTTAGTACATAGACAAACTGCATGTGCTGCCATTAAGCATATGGCGTTGGGTGTTTATGGGTTCGGTTGCGAGGATGCACTGATACATTTATTGAATCATGTCTGGCCCAATGTTTTCGAAACTTCACCACATTTAGTACAAGCATTTATGGATGCTGTGGATGGTTTACGTGTCGCTCTTGGACCAATTAAAATATTACAGTATACCTTACAG GGATTATTTCATCCAGCACGAAAAGTACGCGATGTATATTGGAAAATTTATAATTCTCTTTACATAGGTGGACAAGATGCTCTTGTAGCTGGTTATCCTCGAATTATGAACGATCCAAAGAATCAATATATCAGATATGAATTGGACTATGTTTTGTAA
- the LOC143345186 gene encoding actin-binding protein IPP, protein MRLKGKNNTKSFHSVYKVLSRICRTADKGQFDGFMADGAVPPIKNGHNCNNMGFATQVVKQSADVSNIVYAVGQYAPKVLRNLNAQRLKNQFSDVGLVAGGSVIRAHRSVLAAGSAYFNAMFTGGLVEEQQELVEIHSVSADILSLLVDFIYTGNVDITQDNVQELFAAADMLELDEVVSGCITYLKQQLHYSNALGIYRFAEAHHRSDLLGSALRFIQVNFPQVSQEEEFLDLQKEHLVHFLSSDYIHIDTEFQVFQAAYNWIVHDIPTRRCYVFDVLRHVRLRLCSLARLEHIILECKDASLIVALRSIQKDLVSNKGCLVPLHAQPRLCAKKNILVIGGSRREHSDSWGRAAESTYETIEKYDTFTGEWSEVAPIGIGRILPGVALLDGKVYVVGGELESCIIANCECYDPRDNVWTSIACMEEPRCEFGLCALDNNLYAFGGWVGKDFGGSIEIYDPITNSWTLDGQLPEPRFSMGVVAYEGLIYVVGGCTQESRHRQDVMSYNPVTREWTYLAPMLTPRSQMGITILDGYIYVVGGTNKNQEVLTSVERYSFEKNKWSTVAPMNIGRSYPAVAAADSRLYVIGGDQSQEINFYRMQITISTVECYDPRSNKWHECASLPTSRGEAAAIVAPF, encoded by the exons ATGCGTTTAAAAGGGAAGAATAATACAAAATCGTTTCATAGCGTCTACAAGGTGCTTTCGCGTATATGTC GAACTGCAGATAAAGGACAATTTGATGGTTTCATGGCGGATGGTGCAGTGCCACCAATAAAGAATGGCCATAACTGTAATAATATGGGATTTGCGACGCAAGTTGTAAAACAATCCGCCGATGTTTCTAATATTGTTTACGCTGTGGGACAATATGCTCCTAAAGTATTAAGGAATTTGAATGCCCAAAGATTAAAAAATCAGTTCAGCGACGTGGGCCTGGTTGCTGGTGGTAGTGTCATTAGAGCACATAGATCGGTTTTAGCAGCAGGAAGTGCATATTTCAATGCTATGTTCACTGGTGGTCTTGTCGAAGAGCAACAGGAGTTAGTAGAAATTCATTCTGTATCGGCTGATATCCTTTCGCTGTTAGTGGATTTCATATATACCGGGAACGTGGATATCACCCAGGACAATGTTCAAGAATTATTTGCAGCTGCTGATATGTTAGAGTTAGACGAAGTTGTATCTGGTTGCATAACTTATTTAAAACAGCAACTTCACTACTCCAATGCTCTTGGAATTTATAG ATTTGCAGAAGCGCATCACAGATCGGATCTTTTAGGGAGTGCTCTACGCTTTATACAAGTCAACTTTCCTCAAGTATCTCAGGAGGAAGAATTCTTAGATTTGCAAAAAGAACATCTTGTTCATTTTCTCAGTAGCGATTATATTCATATCGATACTGAATTTCAG GTCTTCCAAGCTGCATATAATTGGATTGTCCATGATATACCGACAAGAAGATGTTACGTATTCGACGTACTACGTCATGTACGTTTACGCCTGTGTTCATTAGCAAGATTGGAGCACATTATTTTGGAATGTAAAGATGCAAGTCTTATTGTTGCATTAAGATCTATACAAAAAGATTTAGTGTCAAATAAAGGATGTCTGGTGCCTCTTCATGCACAACCTAGACTATGCgccaaaaagaatattttagtaATAGGTGGTTCAAGACGTGAACATTCGGACAGTTGGGGCAGAGCAGCTGAAAGCACTTACGAAACAATTGAGAAATATGACACGTTTACAGG CGAATGGAGCGAAGTAGCACCAATCGGAATAGGACGCATATTACCAGGTGTTGCATTGCTAGATGGTAAAGTGTATGTTGTCGGTGGGGAACTTGAATCATGCATCATTGCCAATTGCGAATGTTATGATCCACGTGATAATGTGTGGACTTCAATTGCCTGTATGGAAGAACCCCGGTGTGAGTTTGGACTTTGTGCCTTGGATAATAACTTGTACGCATTTGGCGGTTGGGTAGGCAAAGATTTCGGCGGATCGATAGAAATATATGATCCGATAACTAATTCTTGGACACTGGATGGACAACTTCCAGAACCTCGGTTTAGTATGGGTGTAGTTGCTTACGAAG GATTAATATACGTAGTGGGTGGATGTACGCAAGAAAGTAGACATCGTCAAGATGTGATGAGTTATAATCCAGTAACCAGGGAATGGACTTATTTAGCTCCAATGCTCACACCGCGATCGCAAATGGGAATCACCATTCTGGATGGATACATTTACGTTGTCGGTGGTACTAATAAAAATCAAGAGGTATTAACATCCGTTGAACGATATTCCTTCGAAAAG AATAAATGGAGTACCGTTGCGCCTATGAATATTGGCAGATCGTACCCTGCGGTTGCAGCAGCCGATAGTCGGCTTTATGTTATAGGGGGTGATCAATCtcaggaaattaatttttatcgaatGCAAATCACAATTTCCACTGTTGAATGTTACGATCCCCGTTCAAATAAATGGCACGAATGTGCTTCATTGCCGACAAGTAGGGGCGAAGCAGCGGCAATTGTTGCACCTTTTTAA
- the LOC143345049 gene encoding protein CNPPD1 — translation MTNISRRRKVPAKLKSMGNHDEFLNRITKSLYYSKLPMTDCLSLPVTELAADLFTQVKSGRTLERLDVEEASRISRNACVSPCSLVLALLYLERLKDCNPEYLQRVAPSELFLVSLMVASKFLNDEGEDDEVFNTEWAQSADLSISHMNQLEKEFLDAIDWTVFVHNQDFWERLQRLEKDIAYKEAQKRGWFSYTELSCLMNSVQLITVAHSVINVSSICLATYTAGIVTLLGSALVASYFPGTVLSPRQITNSSDIAKIDLNSVVDVPSTAIESASENVLTTDFMPISPSCNETQQGCENIEPKKIVNECWKWWLNSVMLWLPEYSSLESKETLRVLNDETEHTDTLITTSKFVLDATTLIQDTDEFIMDMNWKQILGIDLNLRLRDWRYYSMRQKDSTPLNISK, via the exons ATGACGAATATTTCGAGAAGGAGGAAAGTCCCAGCAAAACTCAAG AGCATGGGCAATCATGACGAATTTTTAAACCGTATAACAAAATCACTTTATTATTCAAAATTACCGATGACCGATTGTCTTAGTTTGCCTGTTACTG AATTGGCAGCGGACCTTTTCACTCAAGTAAAGAGTGGCCGCACGCTAGAACGACTAGATGTGGAGGAAGCAAGTAGAATTTCTAGAAATGCGTGTGTTTCACCATGCTCACTGGTCTTGGCTTTATTATACTTGGAAAGATTGAAAGATTGTAATCCAGAATATCTACAACGAGTCGCACCTTCAGAACTATTTCTTGTTTCTTTG ATGGTGGCaagtaaatttttaaacgacgaaGGAGAAGATGATGAAGTTTTCAATACTGAATGGGCACAGTCTGCCGATTTAAGTATATCGCATATGAATCAATTAGAGAAAGAATTTCTCGATGCTATT GATTGGACTGTTTTTGTTCACAATCAAGATTTTTGGGAGAGATTACAAAGACTAGAAAAAGACATAGCTTATAAAGAAGCACAAAAAAGGGGCTGGTTTTCATACACAGAATTAAGTTGTCTAATGAATTCTGTGCAATTGATAACGGTGGCGCATTCTGTAATAAACGTATCATCTATTTGTTTGGCAACATATACTGCAGGAATAGTCACTCTCTTGGGTTCTGCTTTAGTTGCTAGCTATTTCCCAGGAACAGTACTTAGCCCGCGACAAATAACAAATTCTTCAGATATTGCAAAAATAGATTTGAATTCAGTAGTGGATGTCCCCTCAACGGCCATTGAAAGTGCATCAGAAAATGTTTTAACAACAGACTTTATGCCTATTTCGCCGAGTTGTAATGAAACTCAACAGGGTTGTGAAAATATCGAACCGAAAAAGATCGTAAATGAGTGCTGGAAATGGTGGTTAAATTCAGTTATGCTTTGGTTACCAGAATACTCAAGTTTAGAATCAAAAGAAACGTTGCGTGTACTAAACGATGAAACTGAACATACGGACACATTAATAACAACTAGTAAATTTGTACTCGATGCTACAACATTAATACAGGATACAGATGAATTTATAATGGATATGAATTGGAAGCAAATCCTGGGTATAGATTTAAACCTTCGTTTACGCGATTGGAGGTATTACAGTATGCGACAAAAAGATAGTACACCCCTTAATATCAGTAAATAA